CGGCCTGGCTGGGGCCGGCCGCTTCTCCCGAGCCGGGCTGGCGGGGCACCGCGCTCAGGGCCTTCGCGTAGCCGGTGGGGCTCGGCCTGAGGGGCTGGTGGCCCTCCGGAGGCGCGCGAAGAGGACACTGGCCCAGCAGCAGCCCCCGACCGCCTGGGCTGTACCTGCGCGGCCCCCACCCAGCAGCTGCCTCGGCGGGGCCAGTCCCCACGCTCCTGACCTCGGCAGGCTTCGCAGCTGCCCTGGCGCCGCGGGCCTCGCCACCCCCGCGCCGGGCGCccggggcagaggaggaggcagtaGGGGCGGCCCGGGGATTGGTGCCCACGACCCAAAGAAAcggctttctcttctttctaaccCCTCGGAGAACTTTGACCCCGGGGGGAGAGGCGGTGGGCCGCTATCTGGAGCTTTCTCAGGGAcgtactttaaaattatttaaatctttcTCCTCCGGGAAAGTGCAGAGGCCGGGGATTTGGTTGCAGCCTGGCTGGGACCGAAATCTCGCCAGCGGGTGCGCCCGGTTTCGGCCGCCGCTGCCTCCCGAGGACCCGGTTCCCCCGCTGCCCGGCTGCAGAGAACTAGGAGGCGCGAGCGAAGGGATCGAAACTCGGGGGTTACCGAGCTGTGGGCACCGATTGGGACTGTCCGCGGCCCCACACAATCCCGGCTACTCCGGGCCTGCTGTCGGGACCAAGAGCGTGGCTGGCGGGGAATGAGGAAAGGGAGCCCTAAACTTTGCGAGAGAGTTTCGGGTTCACTCATTAGGGTGGGAAATCGATTCactaaaaacacaaagaaaaacaagccGACAGTCCAGGCGGGAATGGAGGCAAATCCGGTctccagaaatgagagagaaaggtttttgttttgttttgttttttaaattattggggGAGTGGCATCTACCAGATTTTAGGCTCGGCAGGAGCTCAAAGGGTTAAAGAATGAACAAGCCGCTGAGTATTGATCAGCTGCCGCGGGAGGTATGTCTCTTCCCGGCTCCGATCGCTAAACTAATTACTCGACactttttctggagttttaacTTTCCTCCCACACACCCCCCCcgaaaaaaaccaaataaatcaaaaaatagcAAGAAAGGCAAACACCCAAACAGGTCTTCTTCTCCAGCCCGTCTCCCGActcagttcatttcttttaaaaggaaaacaaaaacaaaaacaaaacccagaccGAACCTGACTTCCCGCGCGGCCGCTCGGCGCCCCGATGGAGCAGGTCGCGGCGAGAGCGCCGGCCCCGGAGGTTTCTGCCCGCGTGAgttccagcccctccctgggcctccaaaaaacagaaaagaacaaaccCCCAGACTCTGCTTCGCGGCACGGAGGGTCCCCTGGCCTCCCGAAGAGGGCCGGAGACCAAGAAGTCGTGGGTCTAGGCTGAAGGGGCGAGGAGTGGGTGGCGAACAGGGTCTCTCGCAGTAGAAGATGAACTTAGCAGCCGGGCCCTGTCCTCGCCCCTCGGAGCCAGGGAGGCGAGGGCATCGCCGAGGAGATGGGGAGCCTGGGGACCCCGCGGGCTCCAGGACTCCGTGGCGGCCGGCACTCACCGAAGGCTGTCCCAGCCTGCCTCGACCTCAGAACACTCGGGGACAACTTCTCTGGCTGTGCCCCTTCTTAAGGGTCAAGCGGCCGCAGGCCAGCCCCCAACCGGCCGCAGCTTCCGAGACTGGGGACCAACACCATGCCCGGCCCCTCGCCGCCCAGTTTCTGAACAGGCGCGCGGGCCAGCGAGCCGGAGAAACCTCCGCCCAGGCCTTGCCGAGCGCCCACCCCGAGCAGGCCGAGGGCAGTGCGGGATGCGGCGCGCTGCAGCCCCGCGACGTGGCACGTACCTTGGAAGCGGTGGCCCAGATATCGATAGCGGTGGATGAGCCAGGGGTAGAAGGTGGACGGGTCCCGCTGCTGCGAGGCGAAGAGGGGGTGTGGCGAGTGCGACGAGGGCAGGGGGTGGGCGGCCAGGGCGTGCGGCGGCGGCACCGGGTGCACGGGCACGGCGGGGTTGGGCGGGTGCGAGACCGCCTCGGCGAACACCAAGTCCGGGTTGGAGTAGACGCCCctgccggcggcggcggcggcggcggccgagtGGAAGCCGTTGAGGAACGGGTTTATGGGGCTGGAGTTGGCGTAGCTGAGCGCCGCGGGACGGATGGGGTCCTCAGAGCGCGAGGCGGGCAGGGGACTGTCCTTGGCCACCAGCGACTCGATGGTGAAGCAGCGCTTGGGTGCCGGCTGGAACATGCTGCGCCGAGGAGCGGGCGCCCGGGGCTCCGGCTCCCGGCGACCGCGGCGCGCTGCCTCCGCCGCCCGCTGCCAGCGGCGAGGACGGACGAGAATTGGGGACTTGtttgtttggggtgggggtggggggaggaaagaaagaaaggaaaggaaaggaaaaaggaaaggagggggagggggagggagaggcaacGCCGAGGATCCCGAGAATCTTGCACCAAACGCGCCCAACctggagagagggggaaaaatcCTTCCAGAAGAATTTGCAGGCGTGGAttggggtaatttttttttttttttttttttttggcgagatGGCGTGGGGGGATCGGAGTtagaggcgggggggggggagtttCTTGGGGGAGgcaaaaaaaagttttctctcCTCTGCAAAAGGCGGGCAGGGCGCCCTAAGTCCAAGGACAATCCATGGAAGTGTTCGCTTCTTCACAAGTTGTGCAAACGATTTGTTAGTTCATGAGCCTAATTAGTGCGGGGATCACATAAACAGCTTCCTCCGAAGCCTGGTAAATGGCTTGATGATTGGTCGCTATTACTCGCCCTGAGGTGGAAGGGGGGAGACTCTTTAAAGTGCGTCAGAGGGAGGCAGGCGCCTGGGAACCCGGAGGCCTGGATCCGGGCCGAGAGTGGAACGGACTCGGCGCCGCTGCCTCGGCTGTGCCTCCGGCGCCCGCCAGGCCGCCCGGCCTCTCCGCGCCCTCGTCCCGCGCTCCCGGCTCACTCGCTCCCGCGGCGCCCGCTGCAGCTTCTCCTCCGCCTCTTTCGCCgcctcctctgccttcagcttcttctcttcttcctcctcctcctcttcctccttcttcctctcctcttcttcctcctcctctttccccacctcctctccctcagcCACCGCCTCCTCCTCCACCGCCACCACTCCCTCCGGGGCACCCCGGTCCCTGCAGAGTCCCGGCCGGCGGCGCCTCGGCTGCAGCCCCCTGGATCCTGAGCCTGCCGAGCCCGAGCTGGTaggacagacggacagacagacacGCAGATTCCTCGCGCCTAGCGCTCCGCCGCGGCCCCGGGTCAGGGGAGCTGGGATCGCCCCCCGAGTACCGCGAGGGTAAGCGGGCAGGGGCTGGTTCCGCGCGAGGGGTAACGGAGCCGTTTGGTTATACTGGTCCTCACCCCCAGCAAAACGCCTGGCGGTTTCCTAGGTgaggagggagcctgggggcTGAGAGAGGGGTCCCCCAACCGCGCGTAACCTAGAGGTCCTTGGGTCGCTGCGTTCGCGATCCTTGACCCGGCTCGTTCGTTTGCAAGTTGAGACGGGAGTCGACGACCCTGCCGGGGCTATGGGCTTCCAACTCGCCCCACAGGCTCTGGCGTTTTCTCTCTGGGAGGGTGCTCACTTCCTTCTTAAAAACAGTTTCTTCTGTATTATCTGGACCGGGGGTCCAAAGTCAGAGGAGAAGCTGATGTGGTGCGACTATTATCGTTCCGTTGTCGTTATTGCTTGTGTTAGTGTTGTCATTGTTATCATTACTGAcgctattattatttccatcattCTGCCATCTGTCGTCCCAGGGGCGGGTTGCTTTGCTAACCCAGGGCTCGAAACTAGGGACGGCAGATCGCGTCTCCGGTCCCGGGCCGTGTCCGCATTTTCGAGCTTGCCTTCGGTTTTGGGCCGATTTTAGGGCCGAGTTCCCTCGTCGCGATTGGCTCACGCAGCGGTATAATTATGATCACATCCCCCAGGCTGCTGGCGCTGCTTTCTGTTTATTGGTGGTTAAAGATCTATTATCTATTCATCAGCcgcctcttttttcctctttttttttctttttgccaattACATTCTTCCAAAGTGAAGTACCAGCAGGTATTTTGCACGTTTAcaattaatgattaaaaaaaaaatctggcgtCCTTTAAATCTATTACTTGGAAGCCCATGTCATTTCTCTTAAGTACGAAGAAATGCCTGTGTTGGTGACTAGGTTGCCGTGAGACCCTCGAAAAGTCCACTGGGAGGGGGAGAAGAGCGCAGTCGATGGAGCGAGGCTGCAACACCACCAGATTCATCAGTGGAGGCTCCCCAGGTCTTAGGACGTGCTACACACCCCCTTCGCCAGCTACCCCCTTTCCTGCCCTAGGGTCTTCCCTGACCCTCTCTGGTTTCATCTGCTGTGTATTTACGTTCATGTCAATTTCTCACTTCTTTATTCCAGGCATAGTTtgtgtttggggggagggggtccgAAAACCCCTTTTGGAAAACCCTCCAGGCAATAGAGGAGTTAGAAGTGTGTTTTCTGAGGTTGTCTGGGCGCCTGACCTTAGTGAGGGGCCAACAGGGGTCATCTGCGCTGTCCCTCAACCTCCCTgaggcacacacacatgcaaacattcACACCGAGACAGGTGTGGGCCTGGCGTTGCCCTCACACTCAGAGAAACCTGTGCCTGCCTCAGGTTGCAGACCTCTGACTCCAGCTCTGGGCTAGGGTTTTGCTGCTTGACGGGTTCTCGTGGCCTTGCTTTGCAGGCATCCCCCCATCCTTTCTCCCAGGCCTAAGGATACAGGGTCTTTGATCCGGCCTCTTGGGGTGGGGTGCAGTCGAAGAGGCACCTTCCTGGGGTCTGAATTACCACCTCTGAAAATGTTGTCTCCAGTTCAGAAATCCTTCCCTCAGTTAGGCTGTGGGCACAGAAACCTGATGCTGCCCAGGCCGGCAGGGAGCCTAGAGCCACCAGGAACAGTGGAAGTCTTTTGGTTGTGCCAGCCAGCCGTGGAGCCTGGAGTGGAGGTAGAGGTCAGCCCGCTATTTCTGAAGCTGGAAAGAAACACTCTGTTCAGGCGGGCTGTAGATCCCAGatcctggagagggagggagagggcccCTTACTCCCTGGTAGGTTctccaggagggctggggagtCAGGCTCCAGCCTCTACCTCAGGCCAGGCCCTCAAAACTCGGCCTGAAACTCCAGGTGGAAAATTGGGAGCACTCAAAGCCTGCCCTGACTGCAGGGTGGAGAATGACCATTCATTGCACAGTTGGTACTAGTGATCTTGGCTCAGGGCATGAGAGGAATTGACCTTGAGGGCAAAGGGGGGGTCCAGTCAGCGTTTGGGAGGTGGGGTGAGGCCCACTATAGTGACGTGTATGGGCATTTGCCCTCCTTCAAAACTCTAGGGCTGAGCACTAAGGTGTTGTCAGTACCCCCTTAAAGCCTTTCTCCCTTTGCCTAGAAGGTGTCCATAGAATGTCCCAAGGGAGGGAGCCACAGTCTGGAGCCCAGCCCCCTCAGCCTCCTGCTGGAGGCAGGAACATTTGGCTGGGGCAGAGGGCCCAGGCTCCTCTGAAGCTAGTCTCCCTTCCTGCAACCCCCTCAAGCAGGCCATCCGCCTCCTGCAAACCTCCTTGAGAAGGCCAGGTTTGCCCCGTGACTCTAGCTGTCCCGCAGGTGGCCGAGGGTAAGAGCCAGCAGGCTCTGGTGCCTGCCCTCCCGGCGGGCAGAGGACGCCAGTTCCCCTGCCTCCTGCGCCTCTAGCCCCAGGCGGTGTCGGCCCCCACAAGGGAGAAGCAGGTTTCCAGTGAATCAGGGGCCGCGTGGAAGCCCTGGAAGCCGGATAATCTATGCTAATTCATGCGCCCGACCTGAGGAGCTGGGGAAGGTTCCGAGCTGCCAGGCCCCGACGTGCGGGGGAATTAACTAGGAGAGTAACTCATTAACCAAACTGGCGGGTGGAGGCGCGCCAGGGCGCTGGGCACTCTGGTCTGGACTCGGACCCCGAGCTGCCTCTGGCCCCCGCTTCTTGGACCTCGCGGCTGCACTCACTTTACTCACTCACTTTACTCGTGGCTTCGCCCTTGCAGAATCCGGCCCCTCTTTGTTCCTTAGATGCCCTGGAAGGGCGAGTATTTGGTTCAGTACCGCGTGCCATGGGAGATGGGGAGATTTCTGAGGCTCCATCTTAGAGGGCaggcctcccttcccccagcccccaagCCACCGCGGTTGGGCTCTGTAGATTCAGGAATCTACACTCTTGCGGTAACTGGGCTAGCAGACACATGATGTAGGTTCGAATCTCAGGTCTGTCACTTACTGCCTGGGCAATCTTGGGCAACACGGCAACCTCTCCCGACCTCCATTTTGTCGTCTGTGAAAATACGGCCCATGCTGCCTGCGGGGCAGTGGCGAGAAGGAGTCGGGCCTGTTTGGGGGAGCATAGAAATCTACTTCCGGATTGTGGTGGTAATTACACGTCTGTATGCGtttttcaaaactcatagaactgcaTACTAGAAAGGATGAATCTTAATGTATGGAACTTATACCTAAGTAAACCTGCCCTCCCTCCCAAAAAAACCCAGTCCAGCCtgaatgaccttggacaagttacctaacctcttaTGACTCTGTTATCTTTTCTGTGAAATAGGGATAAATAATAGCATCTTGGCCCTTGGGGTTGTTCAACAAGATAAACCAAGCAAAATGCTTAGACAGTGTCTAGCCCATAATGAATGAGCTGTAATAAAAGCTCTTGTCCTTGATGTGGCTGTAATTATTATTGCCTACCCACCTCTAGGGCTTGTGGCTGGACTTCAAGACTGAACAATGAAGTTGTACAAACATCAGCTACTGCTGGTCTCACACTCCTGCCAAGagctcctccctgctcccttaaAGGCCAGGGACTTCCTTAGGGCCGTGTTGGGGTGAGAGAGGCCTGGATTCCTGGCTAGTGGGAGGCATCAAAGGGCAGAGATTTCTGGGGATCTCCCATAACCATTTGCTCTGGGTTTCCCGCCAGGCCCCCTACCTTTTGGGGAGCAAACAGCAGTGCTTTCCCTGCTAGGCCTACGCGATAACGGGGGTGGGTGCATAATCTCGTGCAACTCAAAATAGATGCCCAGGTGCTGCCTGGAGTCAC
This is a stretch of genomic DNA from Equus caballus isolate H_3958 breed thoroughbred chromosome 1, TB-T2T, whole genome shotgun sequence. It encodes these proteins:
- the EMX2 gene encoding homeobox protein EMX2 isoform X2, which encodes MFQPAPKRCFTIESLVAKDSPLPASRSEDPIRPAALSYANSSPINPFLNGFHSAAAAAAAGRGVYSNPDLVFAEAVSHPPNPAVPVHPVPPPHALAAHPLPSSHSPHPLFASQQRDPSTFYPWLIHRYRYLGHRFQGKSMVSEPKDEVQKTEAGGRRLRFATKEKRDAPY
- the EMX2 gene encoding homeobox protein EMX2 isoform X1, with amino-acid sequence MFQPAPKRCFTIESLVAKDSPLPASRSEDPIRPAALSYANSSPINPFLNGFHSAAAAAAAGRGVYSNPDLVFAEAVSHPPNPAVPVHPVPPPHALAAHPLPSSHSPHPLFASQQRDPSTFYPWLIHRYRYLGHRFQGNDTSPESFLLHNALARKPKRIRTAFSPSQLLRLEHAFEKNHYVVGAERKQLAHSLSLTETQVKVWFQNRRTKFKRQKLEEEGSDSQQKKKGTHHINRWRIATKQASPEEIDVTSDD